A part of Gracilimonas sp. genomic DNA contains:
- a CDS encoding TraR/DksA C4-type zinc finger protein, which produces MAEKETKNDERVSPYSDKELEYFREIIIKKMEEAEEELNTLQRTLRESMENASDESAYSYHMADAGTDAQEREKTYMLFNRTRKFVKYLDDALKRIDNKTYGVCKVTGNKISKGRLEAVPHTQLSIEAKLKRR; this is translated from the coding sequence ATGGCAGAAAAAGAAACAAAAAACGACGAAAGAGTATCTCCTTATAGTGATAAAGAACTGGAATACTTCCGCGAGATCATCATCAAGAAGATGGAAGAAGCTGAAGAAGAGCTGAACACTCTTCAGCGAACTTTGCGTGAAAGCATGGAAAATGCTTCTGATGAATCGGCCTATTCTTACCATATGGCTGATGCTGGCACAGACGCGCAGGAGCGCGAAAAAACATACATGCTCTTTAACAGAACACGAAAGTTTGTCAAATATCTGGACGATGCCCTCAAGCGTATCGACAATAAAACGTATGGCGTGTGTAAGGTTACCGGAAATAAAATTTCCAAAGGACGTCTTGAAGCTGTACCGCATACTCAGCTGAGTATCGAAGCTAAACTGAAACGCAGATAA
- the ileS gene encoding isoleucine--tRNA ligase, translating to MAKKFEEIKQLSFPKSEVETLNWWKDNQIFKKSLKTREDGIPYTFFEGPPTANGKPGIHHVMARTVKDMFCRYKTLKGFRVERKAGWDTHGLPVEIEVEKELGLEGRAQVEEYGIEKYNAKCRESVLKYKDLWDELTSRMAYWVDQDNPYITFENNYIESVWWAFNKLFEKNLVYKGYKIQWYSPGSGTVLSSHEVSLGYKETQDPSIYVKFPVVGEENTYFLAWTTTPWTIVSNMALAVNPNLDYVKVGHFDETFIMAKDCVEEVLGEDYIIQEEMKGSMLLHRTYEPVFDFASKEFDKSEAWKVIPADYVTTEDGTGVVHTAPAFGADDFDSCQKANIPMFNPIDRDGKFTDKAPDFQGQWFKEADKDIARAIKEKNLMYKHETMVHNYPFDWRKGTPLMSYPVESWFIETTKVKDRMVELNKQINWKPESTGTGRFGTWLENNVDWAVSRQRYWGTPIPIWVSDKDPDYVECIGSMAELREKAGLEEDEEIDLHRPYIDELTWEGPDGATMRRIPDLLDVWFDSGAMPFAQWHYPFDNDHEFSYNYPADFIAEGVDQTRGWFYTLHALGTMLFNEQAYKNVVSNGLVLDENGEKMSKSKGNTVDPFEVIQEYGADTVRWYMMSNSSPWENLKFSDDGLKEVQRKFFNTIVNTYSFFAMYANIDGFTFSGTAIPIADRPEIDKWVISKLNSTVKLVEEYYEDYEPTKAARELESFVEELSNWYVRRNRRRFWKEGNTLDKTAAYQTLYECLSNLSKLISPIAPFIGEWLYQKLNNVTQQDEESVHIAFFPTVEETAINKALEHKMEMARLISYIVLRVRNQIEMNVRQPLSRIILPIKDESERQAIESVRDIILEEVNVKDIQFVDDDSGIVRKSAKPNYPVLGKRLGPKMKAVAARIGKLTTEEITGFEKNGWIDLDVDGETIRIDSEGLEIIRTGLEGWTVETEGGLSVAVDTDLSEELIQEGMAREFVNRVQNMRKEANFDVTDRISIGFTGADNIKEAVVSMSDYIKKETLAEEIQISELEVSDFTKTWEIGEEECTISIRRNINS from the coding sequence ATGGCAAAAAAATTCGAAGAAATAAAGCAGTTAAGCTTTCCCAAGTCAGAAGTTGAAACCCTGAATTGGTGGAAGGATAATCAGATATTTAAAAAAAGCCTCAAAACCCGTGAGGATGGGATTCCCTATACCTTTTTTGAAGGTCCACCCACGGCTAATGGTAAGCCGGGTATTCATCATGTGATGGCCCGTACCGTTAAGGATATGTTCTGCCGCTATAAAACATTAAAGGGATTCAGGGTAGAACGTAAGGCTGGCTGGGATACGCATGGCCTCCCCGTAGAAATTGAAGTTGAGAAGGAACTGGGATTAGAAGGCCGTGCTCAGGTAGAAGAGTATGGTATTGAAAAATATAATGCCAAGTGCCGAGAAAGTGTACTCAAGTATAAAGATCTCTGGGATGAATTGACTTCCCGTATGGCCTATTGGGTAGACCAGGACAATCCTTACATCACTTTTGAGAATAACTATATTGAATCAGTTTGGTGGGCATTTAATAAGCTTTTCGAAAAAAATCTGGTTTATAAAGGCTACAAAATTCAGTGGTACTCTCCGGGAAGCGGAACGGTACTTTCCTCTCATGAAGTAAGCCTTGGGTATAAAGAGACTCAGGATCCATCTATATATGTGAAGTTTCCGGTTGTGGGCGAAGAAAATACGTACTTCCTTGCCTGGACTACCACCCCATGGACGATAGTATCTAATATGGCGCTGGCGGTGAACCCAAACCTGGATTACGTAAAAGTGGGCCATTTTGATGAGACATTCATTATGGCTAAAGATTGTGTGGAAGAGGTTCTGGGTGAAGATTATATCATTCAGGAAGAAATGAAGGGCTCCATGCTTTTGCATCGTACGTACGAGCCGGTTTTTGACTTTGCCTCCAAAGAGTTTGATAAGTCTGAAGCGTGGAAAGTGATTCCAGCAGACTATGTTACTACTGAAGATGGTACCGGAGTGGTTCATACCGCTCCTGCTTTTGGTGCGGATGACTTTGACTCCTGCCAGAAAGCAAATATCCCGATGTTCAACCCTATTGACCGGGATGGCAAATTCACCGATAAAGCACCTGATTTCCAGGGGCAGTGGTTTAAAGAGGCCGACAAAGATATTGCCAGAGCCATTAAGGAAAAGAACCTCATGTATAAACATGAGACCATGGTTCACAACTATCCATTCGACTGGAGAAAAGGCACGCCTTTAATGTCGTACCCCGTAGAGTCATGGTTCATCGAAACCACCAAAGTAAAAGATCGCATGGTGGAGCTTAATAAGCAGATCAATTGGAAGCCTGAAAGTACAGGAACCGGTCGTTTTGGAACCTGGCTGGAAAATAATGTAGACTGGGCCGTTTCCCGTCAGCGATACTGGGGAACACCAATTCCGATCTGGGTGAGTGATAAAGACCCGGATTATGTAGAGTGTATCGGAAGTATGGCCGAACTTCGTGAAAAAGCCGGACTCGAAGAAGATGAAGAAATCGATCTTCACCGGCCTTATATAGATGAATTGACATGGGAAGGCCCTGATGGGGCAACTATGCGCCGTATTCCGGATTTGCTGGATGTTTGGTTCGATTCCGGCGCCATGCCTTTTGCACAATGGCACTACCCTTTTGATAACGACCATGAATTCAGCTATAACTACCCGGCCGACTTTATTGCAGAGGGTGTAGATCAAACCCGCGGGTGGTTCTATACATTACATGCCCTTGGAACCATGCTTTTTAATGAGCAGGCTTACAAAAATGTTGTTTCAAACGGATTGGTTCTGGACGAAAACGGCGAGAAGATGAGTAAGTCGAAAGGGAATACCGTAGATCCTTTTGAAGTGATTCAGGAATATGGAGCTGATACGGTTCGCTGGTATATGATGAGTAACTCATCTCCCTGGGAAAACCTGAAATTCAGCGACGACGGACTTAAAGAAGTTCAGAGAAAGTTTTTCAACACAATAGTAAACACCTATTCTTTCTTTGCGATGTATGCAAATATTGACGGGTTTACATTCTCCGGAACGGCTATTCCAATTGCTGACAGACCAGAAATTGACAAGTGGGTGATTTCGAAACTGAACTCTACTGTTAAGCTGGTAGAAGAGTACTACGAAGATTATGAACCTACCAAAGCGGCCCGCGAACTGGAAAGCTTTGTGGAAGAACTTAGTAACTGGTATGTACGTCGAAACCGACGCCGCTTCTGGAAAGAAGGAAATACGCTGGATAAAACAGCTGCGTATCAAACACTTTATGAATGCCTGAGTAACCTCAGTAAGCTGATTAGCCCTATTGCTCCATTTATTGGCGAATGGTTGTATCAAAAACTGAATAACGTGACGCAGCAGGATGAGGAATCAGTCCATATTGCTTTTTTCCCAACAGTGGAAGAAACAGCGATCAATAAGGCACTTGAGCACAAAATGGAAATGGCCAGGTTGATTTCCTACATTGTGTTGCGTGTTCGTAATCAAATAGAGATGAATGTCCGCCAGCCTTTGTCGCGAATTATTCTTCCTATAAAAGATGAAAGTGAACGCCAGGCGATTGAATCGGTTCGGGACATAATATTAGAAGAGGTGAACGTTAAAGATATCCAGTTTGTGGATGACGATTCTGGAATTGTCCGAAAATCAGCGAAACCAAACTATCCAGTGCTCGGTAAGAGACTGGGACCTAAAATGAAGGCGGTTGCTGCCCGAATTGGTAAACTGACGACAGAGGAAATCACCGGCTTTGAAAAAAATGGCTGGATTGATCTGGATGTTGACGGTGAAACCATTCGTATCGATTCTGAAGGATTGGAAATTATCCGAACCGGATTAGAAGGCTGGACGGTAGAAACCGAAGGTGGCTTAAGTGTAGCCGTTGACACCGATCTTAGCGAAGAACTGATTCAGGAAGGAATGGCCCGGGAGTTTGTGAACCGAGTTCAGAACATGAGAAAGGAAGCAAACTTCGATGTGACCGATCGGATTTCGATAGGTTTTACCGGAGCCGACAATATTAAAGAGGCCGTTGTTTCTATGAGTGATTATATTAAGAAAGAAACACTGGCGGAAGAAATTCAAATCTCAGAACTCGAAGTTTCAGACTTCACTAAAACCTGGGAAATTGGAGAGGAAGAGTGCACCATCTCCATACGAAGAAATATTAATTCATAA
- a CDS encoding low molecular weight protein-tyrosine-phosphatase, which yields MTETYHRTISKENPYKLVFVCLGNICRSPTAEGIFIHKVREAGLENYFHIDSAGTAAYHVGESANSKSQATANKHGIHLPSKARKFEYADLEEFDLILAMDSENHRNIIDLDRKNRFSEKIKMMREFDPSPGDGEVPDPYYGGLQGFENVFQVLNRSCETLLKELEPHINK from the coding sequence GTGACAGAAACATATCACCGCACCATTTCTAAAGAAAATCCTTATAAACTCGTATTTGTTTGCCTGGGCAATATTTGCCGAAGTCCGACTGCCGAGGGTATCTTTATTCATAAAGTTCGGGAGGCCGGATTGGAAAATTATTTTCATATCGATTCGGCGGGCACCGCCGCTTATCATGTTGGAGAATCGGCCAATAGTAAAAGCCAGGCTACCGCAAATAAGCATGGTATTCACCTGCCTTCTAAAGCCAGAAAATTTGAATATGCGGACCTGGAAGAGTTTGACCTTATCCTTGCCATGGACTCCGAAAATCATAGAAATATCATAGACTTAGACCGAAAAAATCGTTTTTCAGAGAAAATAAAAATGATGCGCGAGTTTGACCCCAGTCCCGGAGATGGCGAAGTCCCCGATCCTTATTATGGTGGACTTCAGGGATTTGAAAATGTATTTCAGGTTTTAAACCGCAGTTGTGAGACTTTGCTTAAAGAATTAGAACCCCATATCAATAAGTAA
- a CDS encoding fructosamine kinase family protein codes for MLSEAIQEQIRQELNVEIQSLQSVHGGDINQAAKILLDDGKELFVKWNSSAPENMFEAEAKGLQLLNSADTDLQIPSPVLIKEDFLVLDWIEEGGGKQHSARDFGKELAKLHKQTANHFGLDHNNYIGKLSQSNSRHSNWADFFALERIEPQVRMGIESGKLTRTILKSVEGLYKKLGSVFPAEKPALLHGDLWSGNYMFTKNGNASIYDPAVYYGHREMDLAMTRLFGGFSANFYDGYNEEFPLEGGFDSRVNICNLYPILVHANLFGGSYCRQAENIINRYA; via the coding sequence ATGCTTTCCGAAGCCATTCAAGAACAAATCCGACAAGAGCTGAATGTTGAGATCCAATCCCTGCAGTCAGTCCATGGTGGTGATATTAATCAGGCTGCCAAAATTTTGTTAGATGACGGGAAAGAATTGTTCGTAAAGTGGAACAGCTCTGCTCCGGAAAACATGTTTGAAGCCGAGGCAAAGGGGCTTCAATTACTGAATTCAGCAGACACTGATCTTCAAATTCCCTCACCGGTTTTAATCAAAGAAGATTTTCTTGTTCTTGACTGGATTGAGGAAGGTGGCGGAAAACAACACTCCGCTCGGGATTTCGGCAAAGAGCTGGCGAAGCTTCACAAACAAACAGCCAATCATTTTGGGCTGGATCATAATAATTATATTGGAAAGCTTTCCCAGTCTAACTCCCGGCATTCCAACTGGGCCGACTTCTTCGCCCTGGAACGAATTGAACCTCAGGTACGCATGGGAATTGAATCCGGAAAACTGACCCGGACGATCCTGAAGAGTGTCGAGGGGTTATATAAAAAACTAGGTTCTGTTTTTCCTGCTGAAAAACCAGCCCTTCTCCATGGCGACCTTTGGAGTGGGAATTATATGTTCACAAAAAATGGAAACGCCAGCATTTATGATCCTGCTGTCTACTATGGGCATCGTGAAATGGATCTGGCCATGACCCGATTATTTGGAGGTTTCTCAGCCAATTTTTATGATGGTTATAATGAAGAATTTCCTCTTGAAGGAGGCTTTGACAGCCGGGTTAACATCTGTAACCTATACCCGATCTTAGTTCATGCCAATTTGTTTGGTGGAAGTTATTGTCGCCAGGCAGAGAATATCATAAATCGCTATGCCTGA
- a CDS encoding helical backbone metal receptor, translating to MPDLPYKRIVSLVPSLTELLVDLGLKDQLIGRTRFCIHPKGIEEIEIIGGTKNPNLEKIVELEPDFILTNKEENRKEDVELLEKYAPVRVTEIDSIQDAILEISSLGEVLGVKEQAGVLVKKITALLNDRPAKPPLSVAYFIWKDPWMTVGNDTYIHDVLHKYGLDNVYGLHKRYPKTTLKEVAELQPELLLLSSEPYPFKEKHIDEIKAVCPQSEIKLVNGEWFSWYGSRMIKAFSHLNKWRASL from the coding sequence ATGCCTGACTTACCCTATAAAAGAATCGTTTCTTTAGTGCCCAGCCTTACGGAGCTTTTGGTTGACCTGGGATTAAAAGACCAACTGATTGGGCGCACCCGGTTTTGTATCCACCCTAAGGGAATTGAAGAAATTGAAATTATCGGCGGAACAAAAAACCCCAATCTGGAGAAGATTGTAGAACTTGAACCAGACTTCATTCTTACCAACAAAGAAGAAAACCGAAAAGAGGATGTCGAACTTCTTGAAAAATATGCTCCGGTTCGTGTTACAGAAATTGACTCCATTCAGGATGCTATTCTTGAAATAAGCTCATTGGGAGAAGTCCTGGGGGTTAAGGAACAGGCCGGTGTACTTGTTAAGAAAATAACGGCTCTTTTAAATGACCGGCCAGCAAAGCCTCCGCTTTCCGTGGCCTATTTCATTTGGAAAGACCCCTGGATGACCGTTGGAAATGACACTTACATTCATGATGTCCTTCATAAATATGGACTGGATAATGTGTATGGGCTTCATAAAAGATATCCCAAAACCACCCTGAAGGAAGTTGCAGAACTTCAGCCAGAACTTCTTCTGCTAAGCAGTGAGCCTTATCCATTTAAAGAGAAACATATCGATGAAATCAAAGCGGTTTGTCCTCAGTCAGAGATAAAACTGGTTAATGGAGAATGGTTTAGCTGGTATGGCTCGCGCATGATAAAGGCATTTTCTCATCTAAATAAATGGCGGGCTTCTCTTTAG
- a CDS encoding prolyl oligopeptidase family serine peptidase: protein MSSTLIFPALFTFSVIFLFASGCQTDKLERVSYTSQVAGEERDFYLYLPNGYKFSDKDWPVMMFLHGNGERGNGKNELDFVLGHGPLKEAWIYKKDLPFIIISPQLHMFGMDEHTAYLQNRDTTSFPKRLEEGVPERAPFFDTPEKMTGAESELADYLTLPNGWERVERDLIDMIDHVIENYRADSNRVYVTGLSYGGFGTWHLASSYPERFAAIAPVAGWGHPDLMSPIAEHKIPVWAFAGGRDPVVRAKHFYPGLNKLEELGHQQVRFTNHEDLGHDTWKRVYRSDDLYTWLLSQKLDRTASK from the coding sequence ATGTCTTCCACTTTGATTTTTCCAGCTCTTTTCACATTCTCAGTCATATTTCTGTTTGCATCAGGTTGCCAAACCGATAAACTGGAACGCGTCTCCTATACCAGCCAGGTAGCCGGAGAAGAGCGTGACTTTTATCTGTATCTTCCAAATGGCTATAAATTCTCTGATAAAGACTGGCCGGTGATGATGTTTCTTCACGGAAATGGAGAACGTGGAAATGGTAAAAATGAACTCGATTTTGTTCTTGGCCATGGCCCGCTGAAAGAAGCCTGGATCTATAAAAAAGACCTGCCATTCATCATCATTTCCCCGCAGCTTCACATGTTTGGAATGGATGAGCATACTGCTTACCTGCAAAACCGGGATACCACTTCATTTCCAAAAAGACTGGAAGAGGGGGTTCCTGAACGTGCACCCTTCTTTGACACACCGGAAAAGATGACTGGTGCAGAAAGTGAACTGGCTGATTACCTAACATTACCTAATGGCTGGGAACGGGTAGAAAGAGACCTGATAGACATGATTGATCATGTGATCGAGAATTACAGAGCTGATTCAAATCGGGTTTATGTAACGGGATTGAGTTACGGCGGTTTTGGAACCTGGCATTTAGCAAGCTCATATCCTGAGCGCTTTGCAGCTATTGCCCCTGTAGCAGGTTGGGGTCATCCGGATCTCATGAGTCCTATTGCAGAGCATAAAATTCCGGTTTGGGCATTTGCAGGTGGCAGAGATCCTGTTGTTCGGGCTAAACATTTTTATCCCGGGCTAAATAAACTGGAAGAATTAGGCCATCAGCAAGTTCGGTTTACCAATCATGAGGATCTGGGGCACGATACCTGGAAACGAGTGTACCGGAGTGATGATTTATATACCTGGCTTCTATCCCAAAAACTTGACAGGACTGCCTCAAAATAA
- a CDS encoding DUF1801 domain-containing protein gives MDDVRNFILRQEGDQREVMLYFHNLLTSFPTVSSAIKYRIPFYDQKTWVCYLNPLKNGKVSLCFLRGYELSNEQGLLESKGRKQVLSVDFGSVDEIPKDTIREIINEALFLDEAVPYNPKGKSITK, from the coding sequence ATGGATGATGTCAGGAACTTTATACTTCGTCAAGAAGGAGATCAAAGAGAAGTGATGCTATACTTTCATAACCTGCTAACTTCCTTTCCTACGGTTTCCTCAGCCATAAAATACCGTATTCCATTCTACGACCAAAAAACCTGGGTGTGTTATCTGAATCCTCTTAAAAATGGCAAGGTTTCGCTATGTTTTCTTCGCGGATATGAATTATCGAATGAGCAGGGGTTACTGGAAAGTAAGGGAAGAAAGCAGGTGCTAAGTGTAGATTTTGGCAGTGTTGATGAAATCCCAAAAGACACCATCCGGGAAATTATCAATGAAGCACTGTTTCTGGATGAGGCGGTTCCCTACAATCCAAAGGGGAAAAGCATTACGAAATAA
- a CDS encoding response regulator, whose translation MITRKVMIVEDDPLLSIVEEKLVTKLGYEVVGKAKSGEEVLSIIADINPSILLMDVQLSGDLDGIETAKRLRSDHIDIPVIFLSGDDSPMVLKQAKDIEYIDFLLKPVTKSDLSNSLSKAENKINSESQYAA comes from the coding sequence GTGATCACAAGAAAGGTAATGATAGTTGAAGACGATCCGCTGCTTTCGATAGTAGAAGAGAAGCTGGTTACCAAGCTTGGGTATGAAGTAGTTGGTAAGGCTAAAAGCGGTGAAGAAGTGCTCAGCATTATTGCAGATATCAATCCTTCTATTTTGCTCATGGATGTACAACTTTCTGGTGATCTTGATGGCATTGAAACAGCAAAAAGATTACGCTCAGACCACATTGATATTCCAGTGATATTTTTGTCGGGCGACGACAGCCCCATGGTTTTAAAGCAAGCCAAAGACATTGAATACATCGACTTTTTATTGAAGCCTGTAACTAAATCTGATTTATCTAACTCCCTGAGTAAGGCGGAAAACAAGATCAACTCAGAATCTCAGTACGCAGCATAA
- a CDS encoding YhdH/YhfP family quinone oxidoreductase, translated as MDKTSVKMSEETFRAFYVEEKFKGEFSSSIEEVPFSFLPDHEVLIKVHFSSLNYKDALSASGNKGVTRSYPHIPGIDASGVVIEDASGTFKEGQKVVVTGRDLGSNTSGGYGELIRVPKDWVVELPSGLELETAMKYGTAGFTAMYGVKRLQREVILPEDGKILVTGATGGVGSLAIFFLSELGYKVVAATGKLDKKEFLKELGAEEVIHRDEITNVTESFLLSREWNGAIETVGGNMLDAVIRQTNHDGAVACCGNILGHELNTNIYPFILRGVSLLGIDSAICKMPMRLKIWESIAARNHDKLPGNFAKIVELENLQPEIDATLKGEQSGRVIVQHQTS; from the coding sequence ATGGATAAAACGAGTGTTAAAATGAGCGAAGAAACATTCAGAGCATTTTATGTTGAAGAGAAATTCAAAGGGGAGTTTTCGTCATCCATAGAAGAAGTCCCATTTTCGTTTTTGCCGGATCATGAGGTGTTAATAAAGGTTCACTTTTCATCACTGAATTATAAAGATGCTCTATCTGCTTCCGGTAATAAAGGGGTGACCCGGAGCTATCCTCATATTCCGGGAATAGACGCATCCGGGGTAGTTATTGAAGATGCATCGGGTACATTTAAAGAAGGGCAAAAAGTAGTGGTTACCGGCCGTGATTTAGGTTCCAATACATCCGGAGGATATGGTGAATTGATTCGCGTACCCAAAGATTGGGTAGTAGAATTACCCTCAGGTTTAGAGCTGGAAACAGCCATGAAATATGGAACAGCAGGCTTTACTGCGATGTATGGAGTTAAGCGATTGCAGCGAGAAGTCATTTTGCCAGAGGATGGAAAGATATTGGTTACAGGAGCTACAGGAGGTGTAGGTTCACTGGCCATATTCTTTCTTTCAGAACTAGGATATAAGGTTGTGGCTGCAACGGGCAAATTGGATAAGAAAGAATTTCTGAAGGAGCTTGGGGCTGAAGAAGTGATACATCGTGATGAAATCACGAATGTAACGGAAAGCTTTTTACTGAGCCGGGAATGGAATGGGGCAATCGAAACGGTGGGTGGAAATATGTTGGATGCGGTAATCCGCCAAACCAATCATGACGGAGCGGTTGCCTGTTGTGGAAATATCTTGGGCCATGAATTAAATACAAATATATACCCATTTATTCTTCGCGGGGTAAGTTTGCTGGGCATTGATTCGGCTATTTGCAAAATGCCAATGCGTCTTAAAATTTGGGAAAGCATTGCAGCAAGGAATCATGACAAGCTGCCGGGTAATTTCGCGAAAATAGTGGAGTTGGAAAATTTACAGCCCGAAATCGATGCTACTTTGAAAGGAGAACAATCAGGAAGGGTGATTGTACAGCATCAAACAAGCTGA
- a CDS encoding aldehyde dehydrogenase: MDGKELLERQRTYFKSGATKSVEFRIHQLKTLKKLLKEHEDEFNQAVYKDFKKPELEMYATELGILHNEISYVLKKLKKWTKPQKVSGTLVNFPSKNYTVAEPYGSVLIIAPWNYPVQLALLPLVGAIAAGNTVVLKPSEITSHTSKAIKEILGKWFKEEFIAVVEGGVDTNQDLLAQDFDYIFFTGSTRVGQIVMEAAAKNLTPVTLELGGKSPCIVDETADLETAARRIAWGKFVNAGQTCVAPDYLLVQSGIRDQFLEYFKESIRDFYGVNPKLSPDYPRVVNESHFDRLNSYLEEGKIFCGGKTDRNELYIEPTVLVDIKKGGSVMEEEIFGPILPVLTYEELPEAVNIINSKSKPLSLYLFSKNKEAESMIIEKCSFGGGAINDVLAHLGNHHLPFGGVGSSGMGAYHGKQSFDTFSHTKSIMKKPFWLDIPFRYAPYKGKLKWIKRVLK; the protein is encoded by the coding sequence ATGGACGGAAAAGAATTGTTGGAGCGTCAGCGGACTTATTTTAAGTCTGGAGCTACGAAGTCGGTGGAGTTTAGAATTCACCAGCTTAAAACATTGAAGAAGCTGCTAAAAGAGCATGAAGACGAGTTTAACCAGGCAGTTTATAAAGACTTTAAAAAACCAGAGCTGGAAATGTATGCAACCGAGCTCGGGATTCTTCATAATGAAATTAGCTATGTACTGAAGAAGCTCAAAAAATGGACCAAGCCCCAAAAAGTGTCCGGAACGCTGGTCAATTTTCCATCTAAAAATTATACAGTTGCTGAACCTTACGGATCTGTTTTAATTATTGCGCCATGGAATTACCCGGTTCAGTTGGCGTTGCTGCCTCTTGTTGGAGCTATTGCAGCTGGAAACACGGTGGTTCTAAAGCCATCAGAAATAACCTCTCACACTTCAAAAGCCATTAAGGAAATTTTAGGGAAATGGTTTAAGGAAGAGTTTATAGCCGTGGTGGAAGGTGGTGTTGACACCAATCAGGATTTATTGGCTCAGGATTTTGACTACATCTTTTTTACCGGAAGTACCCGGGTTGGACAGATTGTGATGGAAGCTGCAGCTAAAAACCTAACTCCCGTTACGCTGGAGCTGGGGGGTAAAAGTCCCTGTATTGTTGATGAAACCGCTGATCTTGAAACTGCTGCACGGCGTATTGCATGGGGAAAATTTGTGAATGCAGGTCAGACCTGTGTAGCGCCAGACTACCTTCTGGTTCAATCCGGTATAAGAGATCAATTCCTTGAGTATTTCAAAGAGTCGATTAGAGATTTTTATGGAGTGAATCCAAAGTTGAGCCCGGATTACCCGCGGGTTGTGAATGAGTCTCATTTTGATCGGTTAAATAGTTACCTGGAAGAAGGAAAGATCTTCTGCGGGGGGAAAACAGACCGGAATGAGCTATATATTGAACCAACCGTTTTGGTGGACATCAAAAAAGGGGGCAGTGTAATGGAAGAAGAAATTTTCGGTCCCATTCTACCCGTCTTGACCTATGAAGAACTGCCCGAGGCTGTTAACATTATAAACTCAAAGAGTAAGCCATTGTCACTGTATTTGTTTTCAAAAAACAAGGAGGCAGAGTCAATGATTATAGAAAAATGTTCGTTTGGCGGCGGAGCAATAAACGATGTACTGGCTCATTTAGGAAATCACCACCTGCCGTTTGGAGGTGTGGGAAGCAGCGGAATGGGGGCTTATCACGGGAAACAAAGTTTTGATACTTTTTCTCACACCAAGAGCATCATGAAGAAACCGTTTTGGCTGGATATCCCCTTTCGGTATGCGCCATATAAAGGAAAATTAAAATGGATAAAACGAGTGTTAAAATGA
- a CDS encoding SDR family oxidoreductase, with protein MSSFKNKIVLITGGASGIGYLMGEKALQREARKLIIWDMNEDKLLDAGKRLTKQGYSVETDVVDVSDPKQVQQAANKVLDEHDSIDMLFNNAGVVVGKKFEDHSLEHIKKTMDVNSLGLMYVARAFLPAMIENGYGYIINIASAAGLTPNPGMTVYAASKWAAVGWSESLNLELRKNGDPVKVLTVMPSYINTGMFAGVTTPLLMPLLDPDDISTKILDAVEREKERLREPFMVKLTPFIRGILPARLYDFVAGKIFGVYDSMNTFIGRKTDD; from the coding sequence ATGTCTTCTTTTAAAAATAAAATTGTTCTAATAACGGGTGGTGCCAGCGGTATTGGCTATCTGATGGGAGAAAAAGCGTTGCAAAGAGAAGCCCGAAAATTGATTATCTGGGATATGAATGAAGACAAATTGCTGGACGCAGGAAAGCGATTGACTAAGCAAGGATATTCTGTAGAAACGGATGTTGTAGATGTTAGTGATCCGAAACAGGTGCAGCAGGCCGCAAATAAAGTGCTCGACGAGCACGACTCAATAGACATGCTGTTTAATAATGCAGGAGTTGTAGTCGGGAAAAAGTTTGAGGATCATTCCCTGGAGCACATCAAAAAAACCATGGATGTTAACAGTCTGGGGTTGATGTATGTAGCCCGTGCTTTTTTACCAGCCATGATAGAAAATGGATATGGCTATATCATCAATATTGCCTCGGCGGCAGGGCTTACCCCTAATCCCGGTATGACCGTATATGCAGCTAGTAAATGGGCGGCGGTGGGTTGGTCAGAGTCATTGAATCTGGAGCTGCGGAAAAATGGAGATCCCGTTAAAGTTCTAACTGTGATGCCCAGCTATATTAACACCGGAATGTTTGCGGGAGTTACCACTCCTTTACTGATGCCCCTTCTGGACCCTGATGACATTTCAACCAAAATACTGGATGCTGTAGAGCGCGAAAAAGAGCGATTAAGAGAACCATTTATGGTAAAATTAACGCCTTTTATCAGAGGGATACTCCCGGCCAGGTTATATGATTTTGTGGCGGGTAAGATTTTTGGTGTTTATGATTCCATGAATACTTTTATTGGCAGAAAAACAGATGACTAA